One genomic window of Trichomycterus rosablanca isolate fTriRos1 chromosome 1, fTriRos1.hap1, whole genome shotgun sequence includes the following:
- the lum gene encoding lumican, with the protein MFSFWSVLLTGLVSLCICQHYDYDYDPAPQSIISSPNCAQECDCPINFPSAMYCDNRNLKAVPFVPTGIKYLYLQNNHIEEIKTGVFDNVTDLRWLVIDHNNITSDKIQSGTIDKLTKLEKLIFSHNKLTKPPSPLSKSLDEIKMIGNQLTTFPSGTLSGMNNLTTIHLSKNQLTSEGISGAFKGLKSLILLDLSENKLKKLPALPPALLMLYADNNEIDSIPNGYLAKLPELQYLRVSHNKLKDAGIPAGVFNVTSLLELDLSFNKLKSIPEVNEALEHLYLQVNEIADFKLENICKFISPVNFSRLKTLRLDGNNITEKNMPYDANNCLRQASEIIFD; encoded by the exons ATGTTTTCTTTTTGGTCTGTCCTTTTGACTGGCCTGGTCAGTCTGTGCATTTGCCAACATTATGACTATGATTATGATCCTGCTCCACAGTCTATCATATCCTCACCCAATTGTGCCCAGGAGTGCGACTGTCCCATCAACTTTCCTAGTGCTATGTACTGTGACAATCGTAATCTGAAGGCTGTTCCTTTTGTCCCTACCGGAATAAAATACCTTTACCTGCAGAACAACCACATTGAAGAAATTAAAACGGGTGTTTTTGACAATGTCACTGACCTCCGATGGCTTGTCATTGACCACAACAACATTACCAGTGACAAGATCCAGTCAGGAACCATTGACAAGCTAACCAAACTTGAAAAGCTTATCTTCAGCCACAACAAGCTGACTAAACCTCCTAGCCCTCTTTCAAAGTCTTTGGATGAGATAAAAATGATTGGTAACCAGCTTACCACATTTCCCTCTGGCACCTTGTCTGGCATGAATAACCTCACCACCATCCACCTGTCTaagaaccaactgacatcgGAAGGCATATCTGGAGCCTTTAAAGGACTGAAGTCCCTGATTCTACTGGATCTGAGTGAGAACAAACTGAAAAAGCTTCCAGCTTTGCCTCCTGCTCTGCTGATGCTCTATGCTGACAACAATGAAATTGACAGCATCCCCAATGGCTACCTGGCTAAACTGCCTGAACTGCAGTACCTGCGTGTCTCTCACAACAAGCTGAAAGATGCAGGTATtccagcaggtgtgttcaatgtCACCTCTCTTCTGGAATTGGACCTGTCCTTCAACAAGCTCAAGTCTATACCTGAAGTTAATGAAGCACTTGAGCACTTGTACCTGCAAGTCAATGAAATTGCCG aTTTTAAGCTGGAAAACATCTGCAAGTTCATCTCCCCTGTAAACTTCTCCAGACTGAAGACTCTGCGTCTGGATGGGAACAATATTACTGAAAAAAACATGCCTTATGATGCAAACAACTGTCTCCGTCAGGCCTCTGAAATCATTTTTGACTAG